The DNA window TGAACTTGCGATGATTGCCATGGTATTCGCAGTGATTCTCGGCATCCCACTGGGAATTCTCTCTGCCACCAAGAAGGACAGACCGGTAGACCATGTGACGAGAGTGTTCTCGCTTGCTGGCGTTTCCATGCCCATCTTCTGGTTTGGGCTGATGCTCAAGTACGTGTTCTTCTACCAGTTCTGCATCAGCGGACTACCATATCTACCCGGAGACTCGCGGTTTGATCCAAATGTGTGGAGAGTTATGCTCGGGAACAATGAGGGGTATGTACCTATCACGAATTTCCTGCTGCTGGACTCCCTTCTCTATCTATCCCCGGCGTGCTTCGTTGACGCGCTCAGGCACTTGATTCTTCCCGGATTCTGTTTGGGTTACTTGACACTGGCCATAATAACAAGGATGATGCGATCCAGTATGCTTGAGGTCCTCAAGGAGGACTACATCACACTCGCCCGGTCCAAGGGGCTGAAGGAGCGGACGGTCATCTACAAGCATGCTCTGAGGAATGCTCTCATTCCTACAGTCACGGTAGTTGGTCTTGCATTCGGTGGCCTCATGTCAGGAGCTGTGCTAACCGAAACGATTTACAGCTGGCCCGGACTTGGTCGCTGGGCGACTAGGGCCATACTCCAGTCGGATCTCGCCGCCATCAACGGGTTCACTCTGCTTGTCGCTTTCATATTCGTGACAGCCAATCTACTCGTTGACCTGCTCTATGGAACACTGGACCCACGAATCAGGTTCGGATAGGAGGATGAAAAACGTGAAGAATGACCAAGGTGCGACCTCTCATGTCTCTGAATATGGGTTATGGGGAAGACTCCTTCCGATACTGCAGACTGTGTTTGTCTTGACTGTCATTGCTTGTTCACTGATTTCGCTCGTGGGGCCCATAATCAGCTTCGTAATCTCTGTACTCGGATACACCATAGGCATTCCAGCAGTCTTGACTGGTTGGCCTCTGCAAGCATTCATTCTCATAATACTTGGCTTCATTGGCTTTGGCAACGCCAAGGCCATGTCTAGCTACGAGTCTTTTGCTTACTCCTCCACACTGCAGATGAACCTGCTGAGTGCAGCTGTTCTCATTACGATCGGTCCCTTGGGCTGGACACTGGCTCCAGTGTCCGTACTTCTGGTTGTCCCCATGTTTCACAAGAACCTCAAGCCCCTCTGGTACGCAGAGTTCAGGGAGGACATGGGGCCCCGAATGAAAGAGCTGAGGTATAGCCTTCACCTGGTCCGCAAGAGCCCGCTTGTCGTCGTCGGTATTCTCATCATACTTGTGTTCGTGGGGATCGCAGTACTGGCTCCGTTCATTGCACCTTATGGCCCAGAGGAGCGAGTCTGGACGGACCCCAAGGCTCCCCCCGGTGCAGTGTCTAATTCTCCCAAGTTCTCCCAGAGATACGTCGAGCGGATAAACAACACGGCTCCGCTGTACCTGCCGAACGAGACCTACATTCAATTCACTGTGACACCTGAGGAAGTTCGACTCCTCGAAGAACTCCCGAATGTGTACATGTCTCTGTCCGTGCGTGGGACAAATGAAACATACTATGCGCAGATTTATGCTGCCGTATACGATGTTGGGCGGGCACAGCTCCTCTCCATGACCCCTGAGCAGAGAGCCCTCCATAGAATCGCCGAGAAGTACGATACCAACACACTTAGAACAACAGTCACTCTCAAAGACGATTCCCGTGACTATACCTGGCACTACTGGTTGAACGTCAGTCATCCTGCGATGCCTTGGAACCTCACAGGTGCACTGGTATTGAGATACAACCACTACTATCCGATTCACATCTGGGGTGCCGACGAGAACGGTGGTGACATCTTCAGCAGGATTGTCTGGGCCGCGCAGGTCGACCTTAGACTATCCGTGACCATAGTCGTCGTGGCCGTAGTGATAGGTGCGATGATAGGAGCCGTCGCAGGATACTACGGTGGAAAGATAGACGAGCTGATGATGAGGGTCACGGACATATTCTTCGCATTTCCAGGCCTGATACTCGCGATGGCCATTGTGATGGCACTGGGACAACGAAACCTGGAGAACATATCTTTGGCTCTAATGGTGACATGGTGGCCCGTTTATGCAAGACTTGTGCGGGGGCAAGTGCTTACGGAGCGTGAGAAGCTCTACGTTGAGGCCGCGCGGTCGGTCGGAGCCAGCGATATGAGGATTCTGCTTGTTCACATCCTTCCTAACACATTCCAGCCTCTGATAGTGCAGGCCACCCTAGACACTGGTGGAGTACTGCTGACTGCTGCAGGCCTGTCATTCATAGGTTTTGGAGCACAGGCTGGAGTCGCTGAATGGGGGTTGATGATTTCCACAGGACAGCTGTACCTCACTGAGGCTCCATGGATGTCCCTCTATCCGGGTCTTGCCATTCTCATGACTGCGCTCTCTTTCAATCTGGTAGGAGATGGAATAAGGGACATATTTGATCCCAAGCTCAGACGGAGGTAGAGAGAGATGACAATAGCACAGAGTGAACTTGCCCTGAAAGTGAAAGGACTTCGTATGAACTTCTACACGTACGAAGGTGTTGTGAAAGCGCTCGACGGAGTCGAGATACGCCTCAAACGTGGTGACACAATGGGCATCGTGGGAGAGACTGGCTGTGGCAAGTCTGTCACTGCCAAGTGTATCCTTCGTCTGATAGAGCCGCCCGGACGAATAGAGGGCGGCCAGGTCCTGATATACGACACCGACCCTCAGACCGGAAAGGTTGTGGAACGAGACATTCTGAAGCTGACAACCGAGGAGATGCTCGATATCAGGGGCAACCGCATCAGTATCGTCTTTCAGGACCCTGCCACCTACCCGAACCCGGTCTTCCGTGTAGGCGACCAGATAGCAGAGGTTGTCCTTCTGCACCAAGATCTTCGGAGAGATGCACTTCAGCTGAAGATTGACGAGCTGCGAGGAATGCTGTCTGCAGCAGAAGGCGATGCAACACAGGTTGGTGAGCACAAAGACTCATGCGAGTCAGGGGAACCCGTGAGAGCAAGGAGCCTGTCTCCAGAGAAGATGGCGAAGATACGAGAGCAGATTGCCAAATACGAGTCGATGCTTGAGAATCCTCCAAAGCCTGACAAGAAGTACGCCAAGAAGGCGGCCATGCGTCGAGCAATAGAGATGCTGCGGATGGTTAAGATGCCCTCTCCCGACAGGGTAGCAATGCAGTATCCCCACGAGCTCTCCGGAGGTATGCGCCAGAGAGCGCTAATCGCCATGGCCTTGGCGAGCAACCCCTTACTCTTGATCTGTGACGAGGCTACGACGGCACTGGATGTGACTGTCCAAGCTCAGGTCCTCAATCTGCTTAACGAACTCAAGAAAGAGATTGGCAGCTCAATCATGATAATCACGCATGACCTCGGTGTCGTGGCGGAGACGTGCAACTCGGTCACTGTGATGTATGCGGGCAACACAGTCGAGAGTGCCTCTACGAAGGAGCTGTTCGAGAATCCTGTACATCCATACACAATTGGGCTGCTCCAGGCAATACCCAAGCTCCATGAGAACAAGGAGCGGTTGGACCAGATTCTGGGCACGGTGCCCAATCTAATCAACCCTCCTTCAGGCTGCAGATTTCACCCTCGGTGTGAATATGCCACAGCAGAGTGCTCCGGGGTCAAACCGGAACTGAAGGAGGTGCGCCCCGGTCACTGGGTCGCGTGCTACCATCCTCAAGGCAGAGTCGGAGGCGAATGAGATGACAGAAGCACTTGTGAAGGTCATAGGCCTTAAGAAGTACTTCCCGCTGACTGGCGGCGTCTTCAGAAAGGTCGTAGGCAAAGTACACGCGGTTGATGATGTGAGCTTCGAAGTATACAGGGGAGAGACCCTTGGGGTTGTTGGTGAGAGTGGTTGCGGCAAGACGACACTGGGCCGAACCATCCTTCGTCTGATCAATCCCACGGCCGGACAGATCATCTTCGACGGCCAGGACATCTCACGCCTCTCAGCAAGGGCGATGAGAGAACTGCGCGGTCAGATGCAGATAGTCTTCCAAGATCCCATGGCATCACTGGACCCGCGAGTCACCATCAAGAACTCTGTTGGAGAACCTCTTGTTGTCAATGGCGTTGCGCGTGGCCCAAAGATGCGTGAAATGGTACTCTCGTTGCTCGAAAAGGTCGGTCTCACAGAGGATCACCTGAACCGGTTCCCGCACGAGTTCTCTGGCGGACAGAGACAGCGCATTTGCATTGCCAGGGCCCTCGCTCTGAACCCCAAGTTCGTGGTCATGGATGAGCCCACCTCGAGCACTGATGTTTCAGTCCAGGCGCAGACACTGAATCTAATGAAGGACCTTC is part of the Candidatus Thorarchaeota archaeon genome and encodes:
- a CDS encoding ABC transporter permease, which produces MKLRDFIIRRILLAIPVIFGVVTITWFLAYIVGDPVAMFVTERTPDSAVPGIRLRYGLDEPLYVQYFIYLRNLLQGDWGRSYSEAQDAPVLTVIAQKFPATIELAMIAMVFAVILGIPLGILSATKKDRPVDHVTRVFSLAGVSMPIFWFGLMLKYVFFYQFCISGLPYLPGDSRFDPNVWRVMLGNNEGYVPITNFLLLDSLLYLSPACFVDALRHLILPGFCLGYLTLAIITRMMRSSMLEVLKEDYITLARSKGLKERTVIYKHALRNALIPTVTVVGLAFGGLMSGAVLTETIYSWPGLGRWATRAILQSDLAAINGFTLLVAFIFVTANLLVDLLYGTLDPRIRFG
- a CDS encoding ABC transporter permease, which codes for MKNVKNDQGATSHVSEYGLWGRLLPILQTVFVLTVIACSLISLVGPIISFVISVLGYTIGIPAVLTGWPLQAFILIILGFIGFGNAKAMSSYESFAYSSTLQMNLLSAAVLITIGPLGWTLAPVSVLLVVPMFHKNLKPLWYAEFREDMGPRMKELRYSLHLVRKSPLVVVGILIILVFVGIAVLAPFIAPYGPEERVWTDPKAPPGAVSNSPKFSQRYVERINNTAPLYLPNETYIQFTVTPEEVRLLEELPNVYMSLSVRGTNETYYAQIYAAVYDVGRAQLLSMTPEQRALHRIAEKYDTNTLRTTVTLKDDSRDYTWHYWLNVSHPAMPWNLTGALVLRYNHYYPIHIWGADENGGDIFSRIVWAAQVDLRLSVTIVVVAVVIGAMIGAVAGYYGGKIDELMMRVTDIFFAFPGLILAMAIVMALGQRNLENISLALMVTWWPVYARLVRGQVLTEREKLYVEAARSVGASDMRILLVHILPNTFQPLIVQATLDTGGVLLTAAGLSFIGFGAQAGVAEWGLMISTGQLYLTEAPWMSLYPGLAILMTALSFNLVGDGIRDIFDPKLRRR
- a CDS encoding ABC transporter ATP-binding protein encodes the protein MTIAQSELALKVKGLRMNFYTYEGVVKALDGVEIRLKRGDTMGIVGETGCGKSVTAKCILRLIEPPGRIEGGQVLIYDTDPQTGKVVERDILKLTTEEMLDIRGNRISIVFQDPATYPNPVFRVGDQIAEVVLLHQDLRRDALQLKIDELRGMLSAAEGDATQVGEHKDSCESGEPVRARSLSPEKMAKIREQIAKYESMLENPPKPDKKYAKKAAMRRAIEMLRMVKMPSPDRVAMQYPHELSGGMRQRALIAMALASNPLLLICDEATTALDVTVQAQVLNLLNELKKEIGSSIMIITHDLGVVAETCNSVTVMYAGNTVESASTKELFENPVHPYTIGLLQAIPKLHENKERLDQILGTVPNLINPPSGCRFHPRCEYATAECSGVKPELKEVRPGHWVACYHPQGRVGGE
- a CDS encoding ABC transporter ATP-binding protein, producing the protein MTEALVKVIGLKKYFPLTGGVFRKVVGKVHAVDDVSFEVYRGETLGVVGESGCGKTTLGRTILRLINPTAGQIIFDGQDISRLSARAMRELRGQMQIVFQDPMASLDPRVTIKNSVGEPLVVNGVARGPKMREMVLSLLEKVGLTEDHLNRFPHEFSGGQRQRICIARALALNPKFVVMDEPTSSTDVSVQAQTLNLMKDLQHEFKLTYMFISHNLSVVKHMSDRIAVMYLGKIVELTPHDIFRKTLHPYTFALVSAVPVPDPKFAGRAQILPGEVPSPINPPVGCRFNPRCIFAQEICRTQEPELRDMGDGHLVACHFAGELDFGKSSQMEYAQADTAAQGL